In Equus quagga isolate Etosha38 chromosome 14, UCLA_HA_Equagga_1.0, whole genome shotgun sequence, the genomic stretch GAACATCCTTTAAGCTTTCCTCCCAACTCGAGCATCCTGGGATCCTGGAAATTCCAATTCTTCTAACTCAAAACCCCATAGCAGTGGAGATGCGTAATCCCCCTGGGAAGAAAATCTGAGGCAGAAGCCATTTAGCGAACATGTGGGGTGCTTCCTGACAGCGCGGTAGGACTGTCCGAGACAAGCTGTGACACTGGCGAGGACACCAGGTGGCTGACAACAACCTCTCCTTAGCTGGGGTAGAGGAGCCAGCTCATCCTTGAAACAGAAGGACCTGGGAGGTGTCTCAGCTGAAGGCTAATGTCTCTGCGTCTCCAGCTTGGGAGGTGGCGTTGGATGGAGGAGTGAACGCTTTCTTGCCTTCAGCGAGAGCTTTAAAATGctgtgaggaaagaggagaggaaacatGGAGTATTTGGGATATGCTGGTAGCTACATTTTAGCAGGAATTAACCTCTTTACAACACTTTAAGCTCCAATTTTCTCCCAACACTACTTCCAAAATAATTCCTTGGTGTTGTCTTGGAAAAACAGCTAGAAGTTTGTCCCACCTCCTTAAAAAATGAaccccttttttccttccttcctgcttcatTCATTAGGCCACTTGGTTCTCCTGTACGAACAAGTGTCCTCTGTAGATCCTTACTTAGCCTCGTCTAAGGCCCACATCTCTTACTTCCCCTTCCTTTAGAAGCCCACCGCTGCCTGCCTTGCTGCTCTCCTCATTATGGGGAAGGGTAACGGTAACTCCAGCAGAGACCTCCTCCACTGTCACAGGACACGATCACAGCAGACTCAGGACAGTGGACACTGCAGTGAGCCTCATTACAGCTTAAGTCAGTCTCTCAGGCTAGCTCACCTGTGAGTTCTTGAATTCCGAGTAGAGGGAGAAGAGTAGGTGGAGGGACTGAATCCGGCTCTTGTAGATGGGGATGTCTAGGATGGCTGAAATCAAGAACTCCCATGAGCAGAACCAAACAAAACGGAATTATGGGACATTTCTGTTCAGGATAGCCAATCCCCTCCCAGATGGGATGTGTTGCTATGACTTTGTGGCGGTTAAACACCCAGCAGGTAGACACATAAGCCCAAATACCACACTTAAGTGCTGCCAAATAACACAGTGAAGGCTATAACTCAAGATGCTATCTTCGCAGAGTAAACAAGCCTTTTCCAAAGCCCACAATGTGTTTACCCAGAAACAGGAACATGGAAGGGACAGAAGAGCTCACCACAGATCATGTCAATGTACTCTGCCAGACTGCAGTCAATCTCTGCCGTGGGCAGGCTCACCTAGGAGGAGCACGGGATGGACCCAAGTCAAAAGGCTGAACTTTCAGTGGTCCAGCACCATTCTCTCTCTGAAGGAAAAGAGCTCCTAGCTTAAGGCGTGTTACAGGCTGAactgtgttcctccaaaattccttttggaagtcctaacccctagtacctcagaacgtgacttgTATTTGGAGATACAGTTTTAAAAGAGATACTTAAGTTAacatgaggtcatcagggtgaaCCCTAATCGggtatgactggtatccttataagaggaggaaatcaggacacagacacatacgGAGGGAagaccatatgaagacacagggacaAGATGGCCAAGGAGAAAGGGCTTGGATGAAATTAACTCTGCTGACAActtgatctcaggcttccagtctccagaactgtgagaaatacatgtcTGTTGTCtgagccactcagtctgtggtactttgttatggaagcccgAGCAAACAATACAACATGCTTTTTTTAATTCTGATCAGTAAAATGGAATTGATCATACTCATTAACCACAAAAGTAGCAGATGCTGTAACGGGACCAAAAgactttttaagtaaaatatactGCTATGCTGTCTTCCTGTGtatttttgtgaagaagaaaCTGGTCCCAGGTTATGGCCAAGTATTTATAGTTACTTGGTGTTATGATGTTTAATGGTCCTAGGACaccaaaggagcagaaaaaatggACATGACATCTCAGGTGACAGGCTCTGGATCTAAACAAGTCATActgtaaatttaaaaaccattggcttcttaaaaaaattttgttctctttttacaAAAATCAGAATGTAtatagttttgtaatttttttttcacaagtcattgtggggccggccccatggccaagtggttcagttcgcagactccacttaggcagcccagggttttgccggttcagatccaagctatgctgaggcggcatcccacatgccacaactaggaggatccacaactaaaaatatacacaactatgtaccggggggctttagggagaaaaaggaaaaataaaatcttaaaaaaaaaaagagaacaagtcATTGATATTTCTCTGCATCAGAGCAATATAAGgccaaatgatattccattgtataaggATTTCACTGAATGGATGTACTGCAATCTATCTATTCAATTCCGTAACCAGATATTTCTCCTCACCTACAGCTTTAAAATGCTGTCAGGAAagagattgttttaaaattctttgcttttacaATTCTTTGATAAACATGTACAAAAAATCCTCTCTTCATGAAGCTTATACTTTAgtagggaaaaacagaaaacaaaataagtaaggTATCCAGTATGTTAGAAGGTCAGTATtatggagaaaaagcagggaaggggtggggaacATGGCGGAGCTGGTGTAGCAATTTTAAATATGACGCCCAGGAAGGAGCTGTTAAGCATCtttgctcagttttcttttcttgatatgTAAGAGCTCTTTGCTTGGATAGTAATGttatcatgtatatatatttaagtaatttttcttgGCCCCTCACTCTTTTGTTTATGGTAATTGTTGGTACTTagaactttctatttctatgaatctaaactttcacattttccccattatgacttttaaattttttattatgctaGGAAACAACTAACCTAACAGTACTAaatatttctcctattttttaaaaagtctttgtgtacctttatctttatattaaatgtttaattcatttgGAATTCATGTTTGCATATGGTTGAGGCACAGCcctaattgaatttttttcaaatggctaGTCATCATCTCATCACAACCCATTCTATCTCCAATCATTTAAAAtactatctttccttttcttttttcttaaagattggcacctgagctaacaactcttgccaattttcttttctttttttctgctttttctctccaaatccccccagtacatagttgcatattttagttgtgggtccttctagttatggtatgtgggatgccacctcagcgtggccagACAAGCGGTgtcatgcccgcgcccaggatctgaaccagtgaaacctgggccaccgaagctgagcgcacgaacttaaccactcgtccacagGGCCCGCCCCTAAAATACTATCTTTCTTATACATCAAAGTCTCACATATACACAAGTGTTTCTGGATTATTATGTGCTGCTGATCTATTTCTATTCCTATGCCAGtatgttattgttttatttactacagctttataatgtgtttttaatgtcTGATAGGGCaaatcctctatttttttttcctaaaattttcatgATTAGTCTTAAAAATTATTCTCTCAGATAAACTTTATTATCAAATTTTCAATTTCCAAAAAATGCAGTTAAAATCCTAATTAAAACAGCATTACACTTACATAGTAAGCCACTGGGAAGGACTGACAGTGCCAAGAGATTGACTCCTCCCATCTAGGGACAGGGCTTGACTTCTCATTCATTCAGATCGTGTCATGCCCttcattaaagttttataatttgttttcaaaaaaggTCTCaccaaataataatgtacaactgaaatttcacaatgttataaactattatgacctcaataaaattaaaaaaataggggccggcccagtggcacagcggttaagttcgcacattccgcttcttggcggcctggggttcacgggttcggatcctgggtacggacatggcactacttggcaaaagccatgctgtggcaggcatctcacatataaaggagaggaagatgggcatggatgttagctcagggccagtcttcctcagcaaaaagaggaggattggcagtagttagctcagggctaatcttcctcaaaaaaaaaaataaaaataaaaaaataaaaaaaatttaaaatgggtctcaccaaaaaaaatgtcttaccaatttctttctttctcttttttttggaaggtggggggggtgaggaagattggccctgagctaacatccttaccagtcctcctctactttgtaggtgggacgctgccacagcatggcttgatgagcagtgtgtaggtccacacccaagacctgaacctatgaaccctgggccactgaagcatagcgcacaaacttaaccgttacaccaccgagccagcccctagcaatttcctttttttttttttaggaagattagccctgagctaactgctgccaatcttcctctttttgctgaggaagactggccctgagctaacatccatgcccatcttcttctactttctatgtgggacgcctaccacagcatggcgtaccaagcagtgtcatatccacacccaggatccaaaccagcgaaccccgggctgctgacgtggaatgtgagcacttaaccgctgcaccaccgggccggcccctgcaatttcttattaaatttatttctgggtatttttaaaaatttgaggtaACTATGAATTGAACATTAGCTTCGTAGAAGAGCATAAATACCTCTGTGCAGAAGGTGGAGTCTAAAGCAGTAATACAAGAGgtacatatgttcaccaaaaggtATGTTAGGATGTTTACAGTAACATTATAGTAATATTACATGGTAATTTGTAATAACCCAAAACTGTAAACTACCCAAATAACTATCATAGAATGGACAAATTGTCATATATTCAAATAGTGGAGTAGCATACAATAATGAGAACAAACATAGAACCACAATGTATGAAAACATACGGATGGGTGCCGGCTATCCatatggttaagttcgtgggctctgcttcggcagcccagggtttaccagttcagatcctacgtgcagacatggcactgctcatcaagccatgctgaggcagtgtcccacatggtacaactggaaggacctacaactggaatatacaactatgtgttgggggcctttggggagaagaagaagaaaagttaaaaaaaagattggcgatagatgttagctcaggtgccaatctttataaaaaaaacaatatggatgaatctctaTATGGATGAACAATATAGAAGAGCAAAAGAAGTAAGACACAAAAGAGTTTGACTAGATTTAGATAAAGTACAGAATAGGCAAACTTAATCTAAGCtgttagaaatcagaatagtggttacgTTGGGAGGTGGCAGCATGAGGGGGCTTCCAGGAATGTTCTGTCTTTTGATCTGATGTGTTGGTTACACAAAGATGTTCAGTTAGTGAAAATTAATCAACACTTATGTTATGTGTATACTTCTGATTGtgtattatacttcaattaaaaagttgataataataatataggaAGATAGAAAACACTGGGCCTTAGAGTGAATGCCACACTTTCTTAGCTCCTGCTACCTTCCACTCACCTTGCCCAAAAGTTCTTCAAACTCTGGGGACCATTCCTGCATCAGCGTGTCAATATCAGGCATGGGCCTAAAAGTACAGAGGTAAACATGAACAAGAAATTTGGACTGATGACATCAGCAACTTCTGGATCAGAATATTCTAAGATGAAAGGAGATTCTCAGTCTGGCACACTAGGATTTCAGGAGAACATAGATTGGGCAGACCAAATGTAGGGCCTAAGGTCTGGAAGAGCTGGCTAAGTAATTATACCAGATAAATCACAATCTTTATGTCTGCAATCTCAGCGAGTAGCTGCCAGGATCCACAGGACCTCAGGTTGACCAAATACGTCCCAGCCTTTGGGCCCTCTTCTCAGAAGCAAGGGGTTCACAGGTGGTAACGGTTACCATGGGTTACTGTGGTGAAGAATGTGGTATTTTGTACCTGGTATAGTGCACAGTTGCAGGGGGCTTAGAACGATGTAACTCAGAGATGCTCTCAATCCATGTGTCAATGGCTTTGGGATTCTTTTCTGCATCTTCCAGGCTCTTTACTTTCATATGTTGCTATAAAAATAAGGGGAAAACCTGGCTGATGGCAGTGACGTAGCTCTCTTGTTTTTACAGAGTGGCTCATCCATGCTGCTATTTCATATACAAGGCAGCTAATGAAAAGGGAAGCTTGACAGCAGCCAAATGAAGATTAGAGAAAATCCTGATAAAATTTTCTAGAGCCATAGGAAGGCAGCAGGTCAACAGGATAGGACTGACcagaatgagataccatttcacacccactagaatggctagaataaataagacagacagtaacaagtgaggtgttggtgaggatgtggagaaattggaactctcattcattactggtgggattgtaaaatggttcaggcactttggaaaacagtttgacagttcctcaaaatgttaaacatttaccatatgcctagcaatcccactcctacatatatatccaagagaaataacaATATATGCAAAAACTTGTATATACTCATAGCAGCATAATTAATAAAAGTGGGAACATCTAgtgaattgataaacaaaatgtggtatgtccatactatggaatattattcagccataagaaaaaggaacaaagcagtAACCAGGGGCTAGGAGCAGGGGGAATGAGAggatggggtttctttctggaatgatgaaaatgttcttaaattagatagtggtgatggctgtacaactctgtgaatatactaaaaatcactgaattgtacaatataaaagggcaaattttatgATAAgtaaattataccccaataaaaatgttatttaaaaaacagagctggcCTGAAACCATAGCCACCCCTTTTGATAGGTAGTAAGTCAACTGCACAAATAACCAACAAGGCCTCAGCTCTCAGCCCTCTCCAGCTCGTGCCTGTGCTAGGCTGGCGTCTTACAGTGAGGTTGTGCTGTTTGGAATTCTCTGTTAACCAGAGGGAGAGCACTGTAGGGTCCGACTGTTTTGTAGAAGGCTCGTCCAACACCAACAGGCCAAGGTTGTCAGGCTTTCCGTCAGGACGTGGGACCTGGTTAGGAGAAAggtaagaaagcagagaaaaaaatggtaagGACACAAAAAGCCCATACTTGTTGCTTCCAATAAGCTGAAGAGAAAGAATTCTTCTGGTTTATCATTATTACTAGTATTAAAGAGGATGCCTGTACATCATGCTACACTAAAACACtatctagaaaaaaatacatgagctATAAGGCCTTAACTACAAAGCTGAAGTCATGGATAATTAGGtggaaaacaaatgacaaatttgTAACATATAATGAGATAATCAAGTATTATCTAATAGCAATGAGTATAATTTGGAGTAGAGAACAAGGTTAAGAACTCCAgtgaaatgaagaatatatatcAAGGTAGACAATGAGAGTCGAGGATATTAGTGGAACTGTTAGAGTAACAGAGAGGTCAGACAAAACACCCAAGGAGTCATTCTTAGGATGTTCTGACTGTACCTTTAAGAATGCATCAATATCCCCAACAGCTGggataaaatcaggaatgaaaggttTCAGTTTGTGGTCCAGGTCAATCAACTGAGGTGTGTACCTAGAAGACATT encodes the following:
- the IFT46 gene encoding intraflagellar transport protein 46 homolog isoform X4, translating into MADNSSDEYEEENNKEKKKTSKLTPQRGFSENDDDDDDSSETDSDEDDDDEEHGAPLEGAYDPADYEHLPVSAEIKELFQYISRYTPQLIDLDHKLKPFIPDFIPAVGDIDAFLKVPRPDGKPDNLGLLVLDEPSTKQSDPTVLSLWLTENSKQHNLTQHMKVKSLEDAEKNPKAIDTWIESISELHRSKPPATVHYTRPMPDIDTLMQEWSPEFEELLGKVSLPTAEIDCSLAEYIDMICAILDIPIYKSRIQSLHLLFSLYSEFKNSQHFKALAEGKKAFTPPSNATSQAGDAETLAFS
- the IFT46 gene encoding intraflagellar transport protein 46 homolog isoform X5, which gives rise to MADNSSDEYEEENNKKKKTSKLTPQRGFSENDDDDDDSSETDSDEDDDDEEHGAPLEGAYDPADYEHLPVSAEIKELFQYISRYTPQLIDLDHKLKPFIPDFIPAVGDIDAFLKVPRPDGKPDNLGLLVLDEPSTKQSDPTVLSLWLTENSKQHNLTQHMKVKSLEDAEKNPKAIDTWIESISELHRSKPPATVHYTRPMPDIDTLMQEWSPEFEELLGKVSLPTAEIDCSLAEYIDMICAILDIPIYKSRIQSLHLLFSLYSEFKNSQHFKALAEGKKAFTPPSNATSQAGDAETLAFS
- the IFT46 gene encoding intraflagellar transport protein 46 homolog isoform X2, encoding MADNSSDEYEEENNKVLSEGMPQAPGHRGKDMDPVPTAPANPKHHQTSSHGLERVGWYLENQKLRKKKKTSKLTPQRGFSENDDDDDDSSETDSDEDDDDEEHGAPLEGAYDPADYEHLPVSAEIKELFQYISRYTPQLIDLDHKLKPFIPDFIPAVGDIDAFLKVPRPDGKPDNLGLLVLDEPSTKQSDPTVLSLWLTENSKQHNLTQHMKVKSLEDAEKNPKAIDTWIESISELHRSKPPATVHYTRPMPDIDTLMQEWSPEFEELLGKVSLPTAEIDCSLAEYIDMICAILDIPIYKSRIQSLHLLFSLYSEFKNSQHFKALAEGKKAFTPPSNATSQAGDAETLAFS
- the IFT46 gene encoding intraflagellar transport protein 46 homolog isoform X1: MADNSSDEYEEENNKVLSEGMPQAPGHRGKDMDPVPTAPANPKHHQTSSHGLERVGWYLENQKLRKEKKKTSKLTPQRGFSENDDDDDDSSETDSDEDDDDEEHGAPLEGAYDPADYEHLPVSAEIKELFQYISRYTPQLIDLDHKLKPFIPDFIPAVGDIDAFLKVPRPDGKPDNLGLLVLDEPSTKQSDPTVLSLWLTENSKQHNLTQHMKVKSLEDAEKNPKAIDTWIESISELHRSKPPATVHYTRPMPDIDTLMQEWSPEFEELLGKVSLPTAEIDCSLAEYIDMICAILDIPIYKSRIQSLHLLFSLYSEFKNSQHFKALAEGKKAFTPPSNATSQAGDAETLAFS
- the IFT46 gene encoding intraflagellar transport protein 46 homolog isoform X3; amino-acid sequence: MPQAPGHRGKDMDPVPTAPANPKHHQTSSHGLERVGWYLENQKLRKEKKKTSKLTPQRGFSENDDDDDDSSETDSDEDDDDEEHGAPLEGAYDPADYEHLPVSAEIKELFQYISRYTPQLIDLDHKLKPFIPDFIPAVGDIDAFLKVPRPDGKPDNLGLLVLDEPSTKQSDPTVLSLWLTENSKQHNLTQHMKVKSLEDAEKNPKAIDTWIESISELHRSKPPATVHYTRPMPDIDTLMQEWSPEFEELLGKVSLPTAEIDCSLAEYIDMICAILDIPIYKSRIQSLHLLFSLYSEFKNSQHFKALAEGKKAFTPPSNATSQAGDAETLAFS